The following are from one region of the Moritella sp. 24 genome:
- a CDS encoding Twin-arginine translocation pathway signal, whose product MHYLKIPHQHAQDILSLYEASDEITALAEQHQTPAAVIEVAIAAELFADTALFLAHALPVREAIWWACCCASQRNDWNEDEANAIRSAKAWVHEPDETARRFAEDMAKKADLQTGAGWVAQAAFWSGGSMTAPNEPIVQPPEYLYSQAVAGAVNLIAALPDGEHATERYEHYFKLGLHIAQGGNGKLGE is encoded by the coding sequence ATGCATTATTTAAAGATCCCACATCAACATGCACAAGATATTTTATCTTTGTATGAAGCAAGTGATGAGATAACAGCACTCGCAGAGCAGCATCAGACACCCGCAGCAGTCATCGAGGTGGCGATTGCTGCTGAACTCTTTGCTGATACCGCTTTATTCCTTGCGCACGCATTACCAGTCAGAGAAGCAATTTGGTGGGCATGTTGCTGTGCAAGTCAACGTAATGACTGGAACGAAGATGAAGCGAATGCGATCCGCTCGGCTAAGGCATGGGTGCATGAACCCGATGAAACTGCACGTCGATTTGCCGAAGACATGGCAAAAAAAGCAGACTTACAAACCGGAGCTGGTTGGGTTGCTCAGGCAGCATTCTGGAGTGGTGGTAGCATGACAGCACCGAATGAACCTATCGTTCAACCGCCTGAATACTTATATTCACAAGCCGTCGCAGGCGCAGTTAACTTAATCGCGGCCCTACCCGATGGCGAACATGCCACAGAGCGATATGAACACTATTTTAAACTTGGATTACATATTGCCCAAGGTGGCAATGGTAAGTTAGGAGAATAA
- a CDS encoding PAAR domain-containing protein, whose amino-acid sequence MLPAARATDMHVCPMQTPALVPIPHVGGPLLPLPTTVLIGNLPAATVGQICMCVGPPDSVVKGSATVLVNSKPAARMGDTTAHGGTIIMGMPTVLIGG is encoded by the coding sequence ATGTTACCAGCAGCACGCGCGACCGACATGCATGTATGTCCAATGCAAACCCCGGCACTAGTACCAATCCCACATGTTGGCGGGCCGCTGCTTCCCCTACCGACAACAGTATTAATTGGTAATTTACCCGCTGCAACCGTAGGGCAAATATGTATGTGCGTGGGACCTCCAGACAGTGTAGTAAAAGGCAGCGCAACCGTCTTAGTTAACAGTAAACCCGCGGCAAGAATGGGCGATACAACAGCACACGGAGGCACCATTATCATGGGGATGCCAACCGTGTTAATTGGTGGATAA
- a CDS encoding RIO1 family regulatory kinase/ATPase: MINGRLASRFTVIKLLSSTTWLVRDNQFASVSDYRVLKQAEPLAIEREWRCLSHCHSYYIRPALAYFEAEHLLLLPFIEGESLLSFTVHQISEFLPLIPQIVRAIMAMHAQGWVHGDIKPSNVIYNADKGEISLIDCGSALPLGATLSNLSSWQVTPGFCSVDRYEQSHIVMPEDDWYAFYQWLLQLYNSDLSVQEQRLLTRWLNWLTKMKDKPNID; the protein is encoded by the coding sequence GTGATAAACGGTCGACTGGCTTCTCGTTTCACAGTGATCAAGTTACTGTCGTCGACGACATGGTTAGTTCGAGATAACCAATTTGCTTCAGTATCAGATTATAGGGTGCTGAAGCAGGCTGAACCCCTCGCTATAGAGCGAGAGTGGCGCTGTTTATCACATTGCCATTCATATTATATTCGCCCTGCTTTAGCGTATTTTGAGGCGGAACATTTATTATTACTGCCATTTATTGAGGGAGAGTCATTACTCTCCTTCACTGTGCATCAAATAAGTGAATTTTTGCCACTGATACCACAAATAGTGCGGGCGATTATGGCGATGCATGCGCAAGGTTGGGTGCATGGCGATATTAAACCATCGAATGTTATTTATAATGCTGATAAGGGTGAAATATCGTTAATTGATTGTGGCTCTGCACTACCGTTAGGTGCGACATTATCGAATTTGTCATCGTGGCAGGTGACGCCCGGATTTTGCTCTGTAGATCGTTATGAACAGTCGCACATCGTTATGCCAGAGGATGATTGGTATGCTTTTTATCAGTGGTTATTACAGTTGTATAATTCGGATTTGAGCGTACAGGAACAGCGGTTATTAACACGCTGGCTTAATTGGCTGACAAAAATGAAAGATAAGCCTAATATCGATTAG